Genomic window (Phragmites australis chromosome 5, lpPhrAust1.1, whole genome shotgun sequence):
AGATCAGCTAATAGGTAGCTAACTATTAGCTAATATCTCAACTAATAGTTATTTCAATTCAACCTAACTAATTTTAGTTAATAAATGACGAAAAGACAGTATTGCTCTTTCATATAACCCTATCTCTCTGAATGAGTAGTACTAGCCAAGGATAAGATAATTATTTACTAGTAACAATCCAACCACTTATTAGCTAATGTATCCAAACATACTCAGTTAACAATTAGCCAGCTAACGATTATCATTAGCTATTAGCTAGCTAACTATTAGTTCTAGCTCATCCAAACAAAACTTGAATTGATCTAGACTATCCTATAATTTTAGGCTTTTTTATTAGTACTTCGAACTTACCAGTATATAATCAGTGGTATTATGATAATATTGTATTACAGTAATGTTGGGTATGTAAttttataggtttttttttttgtcttgtcCAGTATGTTATGTTCAAAAAATGTGGATTTTATTTTGTAAGACATTATTTTATATTTAGACTATTTATATTATACTTTTCGTAAATTTTAAACttatttgttgaatttatgatgttaaattttttaatatatttatattgtatttttagcaaattttatatttatatattgaattcaaaaaatttcatcGGACACACCTAGCAATTAAATCCTGCTCTGTCACTACTGTGACGTGACTACTGCTAACTCACAGGGAACCTCACATATCAGTAACTATGTTGGAGGAACCGCTTAACGTTTCGTATTCCTTGGTTCGTGTGGTCATTTATATCCATTGAATATGGTGGTGGTTGTGGTAATTGTTCATTCCGTACAAGCCATGAGAGTAAAGGGAGAAAATGCTGCGTGTGCTTTTTCATGGAAAATGTTTAGTTAAACTGACTATATTGTTGGCCATGTAATAGATAGTTTTTTGGCCGTTGGGTCGGTTGCTTGCTTTGTTTTTTGCATGGTTAATTGTTTAAACTCCCATAATCCCACTGCTGCAATTTGCAAATGTGAATTTTTCCCTATGATTCGTGTATTGGTTGCAGCAGCTGCTGATGTGTCCAATTTATGTGCCTGCCTGTTGATGCCATTAAAATTGTTGTACTCCGAAGCTGCGATGAGCTGGGCCTTTAACTGAAAGGGGACGCTTCTTGATGGACGCTCCGTGATTACAGAGCCCACCCTCATTCTATTCGGTCTCCGTTAATTATCGGAGATCCCGATCGGAACAGGAGTAAAACGCGTCGGCAGGTGCGTGGTTGGCTGCGCGCAGGCTGGAGAGGCACGCGGTAACCTGAGGCATTGGACGGAACGGACCGCCGCCACGCAGAACGCGGTTCTGATGACGTAATTTTACAGGATGATATTGTCACCGACATGTTACCGAATGCCATTATCACAGGCAGTAGACTAACTCTCACACGTGTAGCTACTTTAAACGATCTCTCCCCTTCTGCGCGTGCCGCCGAGGACAGGCGGATGGGACCGGTGCGGCTTTCTTTTGCCCACTGCAACGGGACGGTTCTGGGCTGGGTGCGATGAGAACGCACCTGCTCCGAAACCGGCCTTTGGAAAATCTGATTCTACGAAATTAAGTGGAGAAATGGTTTGATTTACATATGATTAGATATTGATAATAGTTAATATATCTTGAACTGAGATAGTATGCATCTGTGTATGTTTGCTCTTCTTCATGTCTAATTTAAGTTGACGGGTTTTGAAATTAGCAAATTCTTCTCTGTATATAAAACATTACGTACCGGAAGTTCTGTTGTGAACAACGGATATCCGGTGTGGGCAGTATGTACTCGACGAACTATTTCCtgtagagagcaattttttaagcgaaattggagatcaatgcactaAAAGTTCagtgagtgtggtggctacactGGAGGGTATCAtcagagcattttcagtgctgaagcagaaatgaatgcaaacaccggatggtccggtaatgGACTTTGAAAGCGCCAAAGTATTTTCTGCAATGAGAAGATTTTTAGGCCAAGTTTTATTAtatacactggatagtccggtgctgtaATTATGAACACTAAAAAATTTACCAgatcttttcttgcagagagcaaatgTTTCCTAAAACAGATAGTGTTACgttcactggatggtctagtgttcagagcagaacacaccagaacatccggtatTTACGTTTTCtacaggatgtgctctgagttgaagtttttgattttgtgctaacctggagatgttttagagtgtgaagaaatgtgtttgcttatttcaAGCTGTGTGTAtgtgacagatgcaacttggcagtagatgacgggtgatcggggctaagcgggccCTTGGTGCCAAACGATCAATGAGGGCTGGACGGAGTCAAAGGTGAACCTAACTGTACacataaaattcgtatacatACTTTTATGTGATATGGTCTTAAATTCCCTTGCATCTGGACAATCAACTTGTAGAGTTTTGTTGcttggtgttcatcttttcttgtttctttgctggttgtgatcttttgagtgttaagatatattaattaattttaaatgaaacctatggttcatataccatccgtggtgtcgtgttgcctcgattttctcttattaaaacttctctcAATTTTTACTTCCGTTTTAGTTTTGAGatacgttgggtgatccaaataggataaaaccatcgatttcgcaagaaatttgttgagacatcTATTCATTCCCTTTTGTCGTCAATCTCGTTTCTACAGACCTAGACCCGACACGCTTAACGGATGCAAAATTACCCCGGTCCCGAACCTGGTGGGAACCCAAAACCCGAGCGGGGACACACGGGCAtgccggcggcggccgagaggtgAGGCGAGCATGCTGGTCGCCAAGAGTAGAGGCCGGCGCGGCAGCCGAGAAGTGAAGCGGGTGCGACGACTGGAAGGTAGGCCCGGGCGAGCCACGACTGGTGAGTGCCAACCAAAAAGCGAACGCAGGCGGGTGGCTAGGCGAGCGTCAGTCAGGAGGCGGACATGGAcgggcgacgacgacgagcacTGATCGGGAGGCAGACGCGGGCGAGCAAGCGCCGAGCGGCGGACACAGGCAGTAGCGGTGGTGCGACCGGGTGGCAGGCAAGCGGTGGCAAAGCGACGGTGGGCGTCAGTAGCCGGAGCCGAGGAGGACGTGACAGGAGGTGGGCTTAGACGATGATGGCTAAACCCACTGGGTAGAGCGAATTTTTCAAACGCCTATCGAGGATCCACGAGTGAGAATCTACCCCTAACCCGAcccgcgagccccacggacaAAAAACtagctccacctccacctccacctccactttGCCACTATTAGATGTAAAACTCACGGAGACCTGACTCGACCCGTCCTGTTGCCGGCCCTACTCGCGCGGCGGCGAGCGGAGTCCAGACGCGCCTACGCGAGCGTAGGGCTGGCCACGCCGCGGCGCAGCGTTCATGGGGCGCGCAGTTGGGCCTCGCTTGCGCTGGTTCTCTCTCACCCTCCGCTCGGCCCAATAAACTACGTAGGACCGCTCATCTTCCAGCTCAGCTCTGCGCTGCTGTTGCAcgggagagagaagaaaatgtgGGGGGAAATAAACTGTTCCGCTCGATTGACGTGACGGCGAGCCGCGAGAGGATTCCGACGAGGGACGCAAGAAGATTTGGCCGTTCAATTACAGGAAATTTCAGCAGAGAGCCAGAGACAATCGATTCCGGCTTCCGCTGCGGGATTCGGGCTGGGCTCCTATACCCACCGCGCCGCTAGCTGAGCTCCTCTCCGACTTGCCTCCCCAGGTGATTTCATCCCCTCCTCTCACCTAGACACCAATTTGCTCGAGAGGGCAGGTGGATGAATCCGCTACGGAGCGATTCCTTCCATCCTACCAAGCAGCAGAGATCGTTGGTTAATCGCTTCTATTCGCTACTGATCCAGCAGGCTTTGCTAAGTAGGAAGGCATGTTGAGTGGCCACACCGTGACCCTGCACGAGAGGAGCGGCTCCGGTGCGCGCTTGATCGAAGATGTCGCGTCCGAGGCAGGGGACGCGGAAACCGAGGCCGCCGCGAGAGTTCTGTACCGGGCCTCGTTTCGGGAGCTGATGCCCGACTACCTGCAGTACGACACGATCATCTGGGCGCTGATATCCCTGCTGCTTGTTCTGGCGTGGGGGATTGGTCTGCTCTTGCTTCTCTACTTGCCGTACAAGAGATACGTGCTTAAAAGGGACATCCTGTCCCGCGAATTCTATGTCACCGGAAATAAGATAGTGTACAAGGTATCGGTAAACGGTAATCCTGCTGTATTGCTTGGTTAGTGCTGCTGGAATTATCAAATTAATGCTGAATGGGTGTGAATTTTTCGCAGGTGACTAGACCTTCGTACTTGCCGTTCCTGGGGATAGTCAAGAAAGAGATTAAAATACCGCTTCATTTGGTTGTTGATGTTATAATAGAGCAAGGTAGATGGCCTCATAGGAACCTATTTCAATTTCGACTACTTACATGTTACTTCTTGTTTACGCAAACCAATAGTAGCAATACAGCTTCTACATTTTTACAGTGCTCAAACTACTGTATGGTTCCTCTGAACATTAATTTAGCGCAAGTCTTCTTTATGATGGATATGAGGTTTTGGTAACgtctatttttctaatttaccTCCATACTTGATGGATTCATTTGCGTAAAGCTATAAATATTTTTACCTACTTGGATCATGCTGATTTTTGTTAAAATTCACTGATGAAGCGCATGTTATGATTTTTAGTCATGTAAAATTTAAGAAAATATTTGCCTTTTTATGTTTCAAATCTCATTTTGCATGGCCTTACTTGAAAGCcgtatgtttgtttgtttgtgaaatttatttcAATCGTGCAGGCTGTCTGCAATCTGCTTACAGCTTGTACACATTTAGAATAGAAAGCATAGCCCATGGGAAACCTGCTCCAGTGGATGAACTTCAATTTCATGGTGTCCATAATCCAGATCTTCTGAGAAAGGTAATTGTTATTTCTTATTGCTAACAGCGGACATTACAAAGGTGTATTTTTACACCTGTTAACCTGGTATACCATCTTATATCCACAGTACTCTTTTTAtggttgaaaaaaatatttcagtGTTTCAGCAGTCATAAATTAGCACATGTATATATGTTCCTAGCTGATTTTTTTGGGTGATTTCTGTTTCATTATTTTGTGAAGGTTATAATCAGAGAAGCTTCCAGGAGAATCCAAGAAGTCCCAAGTTGGAAAACTAGAATGTACTCTGGGGAAGGCCCTTCTGATGTCCCACCAATTAGTGGATTTCACTCTCCTAGTGCAAAGGTAGTGCATCGGCCCAGGTCATAGGTTTATATCTATTGAAATTTCCTTGATCTTGCTGCATGTCCTTGATTCTAAGGATGGAATCCCTACGTGTAGGTCAAAGCTTCCCCAATGCATCCTGTCCTTGATTATGGGGGTAGAATTCCTGACAATATATTGCTCCATAAGCTTGAAGAAGTTAGTCGATCAGTGAAGGTAGGGAACTTTGTTCTATTGCATGTAATGCCATATCATTGAATTGTTGGTGATAGCTCAACATCCTCTGTTGTCCTGTGTTTATGCAGAATCTTGAGTCTCTCCTCGTAGGATTACATTCAGGAGAATGATCTGATAGATGTTTAACCCATATTATGATTCCATCTTCTATGATTAACTCTCAAACATGGAAAGAAGAACAGGAGGTACTTGCGGAATATATGAACTCTGTGTTGTATGTAGCCCTGCAAACACGATGGGACATTATGAAACATCTGTTAGTGTTAAGAAGAAGCTTATAGTTTGATGCAATTTCTTGCTGCCGATTATTTGTTGTACATAAGTGATGCTGATTCTTCCAAGTTTCACAATTCAATGTACAAagaaatgtggaatcaatggcaTTGGAATCAAAAGTAGACCTACATACATGTAAGCTTGTTTACTGTCCAAAATGGTATTTGGTGTCAATATGTCTTGACTGATGTGAAATTGCTTTGTCAGGCTTTCGTCAATTGCTAATGTAGAAGCATAAGATCTTTGAACGTGAATTGTTGGACAATTGTGCAAGCTGCAATTGTTATGCCTGTTGAACTCACTGCTGAAGCTTGCGGTGATAATTGAATTGTCATTTGCATAACATGAATGGTTTCCAATAACAGGTAATGGCGTGTGTTTTTCGTTGTTTGATGGTGGAGAATTGCATGCTTGGTCCCGCTGCAAGTACCGTCCAGGCTAATTCAAATAACGTGCACATTTCCATAAACAAAATTAGTATGCAAATGCTGATTACAACTTTTCCAGATGATACTATCATACTATACAAGTTTTGCAAATGCTTACAAGTACAAAAATGAATAGCTCGCATAATTGCACCCACGATGAAAATGTGAAGAACGGTTTACTTTGATTGGAGTGCAATACATACattcttattttttaattttaatttaagtGTAATTATACTCTATACAAGGATTCATAGCTGAATCCAGACACAGCCCATCTGATGCGCCAAGTAGTGAGATAGGCACAATGTAGATTACACTGTATTATGCTAACTAGCTTCAATAGCCAGAAAGCTTCACAGCAACAGCCACA
Coding sequences:
- the LOC133919401 gene encoding uncharacterized protein LOC133919401 isoform X1, which translates into the protein MLSGHTVTLHERSGSGARLIEDVASEAGDAETEAAARVLYRASFRELMPDYLQYDTIIWALISLLLVLAWGIGLLLLLYLPYKRYVLKRDILSREFYVTGNKIVYKVTRPSYLPFLGIVKKEIKIPLHLVVDVIIEQGCLQSAYSLYTFRIESIAHGKPAPVDELQFHGVHNPDLLRKVIIREASRRIQEVPSWKTRMYSGEGPSDVPPISGFHSPSAKVKASPMHPVLDYGGRIPDNILLHKLEEVSRSVKNLESLLVGLHYDSIFYD
- the LOC133919401 gene encoding uncharacterized protein LOC133919401 isoform X3, with amino-acid sequence MLSGHTVTLHERSGSGARLIEDVASEAGDAETEAAARVLYRASFRELMPDYLQYDTIIWALISLLLVLAWGIGLLLLLYLPYKRYVLKRDILSREFYVTGNKIVYKVTRPSYLPFLGIVKKEIKIPLHLVVDVIIEQGCLQSAYSLYTFRIESIAHGKPAPVDELQFHGVHNPDLLRKVIIREASRRIQEVPSWKTRMYSGEGPSDVPPISGFHSPSAKDGIPTCRSKLPQCILSLIMGVEFLTIYCSISLKKLVDQ
- the LOC133919401 gene encoding uncharacterized protein LOC133919401 isoform X2 gives rise to the protein MLSGHTVTLHERSGSGARLIEDVASEAGDAETEAAARVLYRASFRELMPDYLQYDTIIWALISLLLVLAWGIGLLLLLYLPYKRYVLKRDILSREFYVTGNKIVYKVTRPSYLPFLGIVKKEIKIPLHLVVDVIIEQGCLQSAYSLYTFRIESIAHGKPAPVDELQFHGVHNPDLLRKVIIREASRRIQEVPSWKTRMYSGEGPSDVPPISGFHSPSAKVKASPMHPVLDYGGRIPDNILLHKLEEVSRSVKNLESLLVGLHSGE